The genomic region CCCGGATCGCATCCTGCTCGAGGTGGGTCCCGGCCAGACGCTCACCGGGCTGGCACGATTGCACGGCGCCGCGGGAGAGCGCGTCCTTATGGCCAGCCTGCCGCATTCGTTAGACCGGGGCGACGACGAGCGCCACCTCATCGCTGCCCTTGGGCAGTTGTTCCTGGCCGGCGTCAACATCGACTGGGGCGGCTTTCAGGGGCATGTCCGGCGTCGTCGGGTCGCTCTGCCGGCTTATCCCTTCGAGCGGCAGCGCTATTGGATCGATGCCAAGCCGCGCCGCTCCGCCTCTGCGGCACCCGTATCGTCTCCTGTTATCAAGGCCGGATCACCGGACGATTGGGTCTGGGTGCCGGTCTGGCGACGGACTGCGCCGGTCACATCCCTAGACCTGCTGCCGGGGCCATGGCTCGTCTTTGATGATGGGGGAGCTTTGGGCGAGGCCGTCGCCCGGGAGTTGACCAGCAACGGGCGGCAGGTCGTCCGCGTCATGCCCGGCGTCACGTTTGACCGCGCCGGCCCCCACGAGTTTCGGCTCGACCCGGATCATGAGCCCCATTACCGGCAGCTTATCGGGACGCTTAAGGCGGAGATGCTCACGCCCGCACGCGTCGTGCACTTGTGGAGTCTGGCGGGACATGAACGCACGAATCTCTACGGTCTTCTGTTCCTGGCCCAGGCATGGACGGGCGCCGGTCAGATCGGGTCGCTCGAGATCGTAGCGGTTTCCCGCAGCCTCTATGACGTGACTGGCAGCGAGGCGCTGCAAGTCAACGGGGCGCTGCTTCTCGGGCCTTGCAAGGTTATCCCACAGGAATTTTCGCACGTTAGGTGCCGGAATATCGATTTGGACGTTGGCACTGACCCGGCGATGCTTGTGGCCGAGTTGGCGGGAGGATGCAACGAGCCGGTTGTCGCTTGCCGTGGCAGCCACCGATGGGTGCAGGAATTTGAGAAGCTCCCTCCGGCAGCGCCTCAGCCGAGCGTTTTGCGGGAAGGCGGGACGTACCTGGTGACCGGTGGACTCGGGGACGTCGGCCTGGCTCTCGCTGAGACTATCGCCCGGACCGTGCGGGCGAATCTCGTCTTGATCGGCCGCGCTGAAATTCCGGCGCGGCGCGATTGGTTAACCTGGGTTGCCGTACATGGAAATCAGGACCCGATCAGCCGCAAACTAGCCCGAGTCCAAACCCTTGAACGGTTAGGCGCGCGGGTACTTCCCATGAGCGCGGACGTGTGCAATGCCACGCGGCTGAGGGTTGTCATTGATCAGATAAAAGCCGAATTCGGCCCGCTGCACGGTGTCATCCACGCTGCGGGCGCCACTGAAGCCGACGCCTTTGGCCCGGTTAAGGAGATGGCGCCTGCTGCGTGCGAGCGCCACCTCCGGCCGAAGGTCGACGGGTTGCGGGTACTCGATTCCGCCCTAAAGGACGAGCATCTCGATTTTTGCGTGCTTGTCTCCTCGCTATCCGCCGTGCTCGGCGGGCTCGGGTTCGCCGCCTACGCTGCTGCCAACGCATTCATGGATGCGTTTGCGGCCGGTCGGGCACGAGGGGGCGCGCGCTGGATGAGCATCAACTGGGATGGCTGGGATTTCAGCTGCAATCCGCGCAAGGGACGGCTCGCGCTGACCCGGGACGAGGGCATGGCGGTATTTCGGAAGTTGCTCTCCTCAGGGGTTAAAGCCTTCCCCGCACAAGTGGCAGTTTCGACTGGTGATCTCAACGCCCGGGTTGATCAGTGGGTCCGGCTGACCTCGGTGCGAACCGAGACGTCCGCTGCAGAGGCAGATCCCATCGCGGGAACGCACGAGCGCCCCACCCTGGACAATGAGTATAAAGCGCCGGAAAACGACGTCGAACGTTTCGTCGCCCAAGTCTGGCAGTCGCTGTTGGGAATCAACCGGATTGGCCGGCACGACGACTTCTTCTCCCTCGGTGGCCACTCCTTGCTCGCCATCCAAGCCGCCTCACGCCTGCGTGACGCGTTTCGGGTGGAAGTTTCGGTCCACGCGCTTTTCGAGGCCCCCACCGTGGCCCGCCTCGCGGGCGTGCTCAACGATGCACTTGCTGCCGCTGCGCCCTCCGAAGACTTGGCCGAGATCCTTGACCAGGTCGAGCATCTGTCCGATGAAGAAGTGGCCGCGTTGCTGGCTGAAGCCCCCGAGCCGCCGCGACCGACGCCATCGTCACCACCATCGCCTGAGCGATTTCTGACAAACGACGTCGTCCACGCCATCAATCGCAGCCGGGCAACTGACGGATTGGCGGCCAAGACCGCGATTCAATGTTTCTACGATTCGATCAACGGCCAGCTTAATGCCGGCGTCGCCAGCGAGCACGCGTTGTTTCTTAATTATGGGTACGTCCCGGATGGACGCGGCGAGCGTTCCGTTCACCAACTCCCCGGCAGAGTTCTGAACCGCAACCGCATACAGCTTGTCCTGGAAGTGGTCGGCGACTGCGAACTTGCAGGCCGGCGCGTACTCGATGTGGGGTGCGGTCGTGGCGGGGCGGTCGCGGTCCTGCACCAGTTCTTCTCGCCTGCCAAGATCGTCGGCCTCGACCTCTCGCCGGGCGCCATCGAGTTCTGCCGGCGCGTGCACCATTACCCGGAAGTCAGCTTCATGTGCGGCGATGCCGAGCACCTGCCATTCCCCGCCGGAAGTTTCGACGGCGTCATCAACATCGAGTCATCTCACAGTTACCCGGACGTGACCGCCTTTTACGCCGAGGTCCACCGGATTCTCGAACCGGGAGGGGTTTTCCTGTATGCCGACACCATTCCAGCCGGGGAAGTGGCTTCCCGGCTCGAGTTGGTCAGCCGGCAGGGGTTTGAGATGGAACTCGCCCGCGACATCACTCCGAATGTGGTACGCTCCTGCGAGGAACTCGCTGGGATCAACGCGCAGGCCTTCACCGCCGGGAACGCTCCGGAGGTGCTCGACGATTTCCTGGCTGTTCCCGGCTCGGAGAATTACAACCGTTTGCGTTCCGGCCGTTTGGTCTATGGCATCTGGCGGTTGAGGAAGATCTGACCATGCCGGCCGGCCCCCAATCCGAAAATGACGCTTTGGCTGCCCGGTTGGCTGCGTTATCGCCGGAGCGGCGCGCGGTGGTGGAACGCCTGCTGCGGGAACGTGAGACAGTTCCACGGGGGCTGCGGGATGGGCTGACGGCGCTGTCCTTCGGCCAGCAGCGGTTATGGTTCATGGCGCAGCTCGACCCGGTCAGTCCGGTGTACAACACCGTGACCAGCGTACCGCTGCCTGACCGGGGCGTGGAGTTGGATGCATTGCAATGGGCCGTGGATGCACTGGTGCAACGTCACGAAAGTTTGCGGACCACGTTTGTCGCCATCGACGGAGAGCCGTTCGCCCGGCTTGATCCGGACCTGAAGGTCGCTGTGGAGGTCGATGCCGACCCGGCGACGTTGGCGCGACGCCCGTTCGACCTGGAGCGTGGCCCGTTGCTGCGGGTATGCGTGCTGCGCGATCGGAAGCTGCTCGTGGTATGTATGCATCATATCGTCACCGACGCTTGGTCCATGACAATTTTTCTGCAGGAGTTATGGCTGCTCCACGCAGCTCGGGTCCGTGGCGAGGAAGTGATGTTGCCGCCACTGCCCATCTCGTATGCCGATTACGCCCTCTGGCAACGGCGGGCGCTGTCCGGTGCCCGTTTGCAGGCGCTCTTGGAATTCTGGCGCGCCGAGTTGGCGGACTTACCGGTCCTGGACTTGGCCACGGACCGGCCGCG from Verrucomicrobiota bacterium harbors:
- a CDS encoding SDR family NAD(P)-dependent oxidoreductase; the encoded protein is MSNAIAVVGMSGRFPGALDVDAFWKNVCQGVESIARFSADQLAAEGISPSIRADPRFVNAGGALDGIELFDAGLFGYNPREAEIIDPQHRIFLECAWESLEHAGYNPFGFAGLIGVYAGTGPGTYQERLKADPELAALVGHFQLSTGNEKDHLTTRVAYKLNLHGPAVTIQTTCSSSLVAVALACQGLLTRQCDVALAGGVSIVVPQRTGYFYTEGGILSPDGRCRAFDAQAQGAVGGNGCGIVVLRRLDDALANGDHVHALITGAAINNDGSRKVGYTAPSVDGQAEVITRAHAMAGVSPDQIGYVEAHGTGTPLGDPIEVAALTEVFRKATGKCGYCALGSVKTNVGHLDAAAGVTGLIKAVLAVEHGQIPPTLHFREANPALNLPASPFFVNRELRAWPGSRRAGVSSFGIGGTNAHVVVAQSPPRPPVDAGREHQLIVLSGRTSDALDAVTSNLARHLSAHPELELADVAHTLQSGRVPLPHRRTLVATNRTEAVTALAGRLPARVAAGSSPPVAFLFPGQGAQHVRMAARVYATEPLFRAELDRAAELLRPWIGLDLRRIIFPDEGEITRAQECLRQTAIAQPALFAVEYALAQLWMRWGVRPDALFGHSVGEYVAACVSGTFSFEDGLALVAERGRLVQATPQGAMLAVPLGETAVRALLDGALSLAAVNGPAQCVVSGPEAAIAALERTLASRGLPGSRLHTSHAFHSAMMDPILKPFAARLGATPRHEPVIPWIANLHGGWISDTEATDPSYWTAHLRGTVRFGDGLRTLLEDPDRILLEVGPGQTLTGLARLHGAAGERVLMASLPHSLDRGDDERHLIAALGQLFLAGVNIDWGGFQGHVRRRRVALPAYPFERQRYWIDAKPRRSASAAPVSSPVIKAGSPDDWVWVPVWRRTAPVTSLDLLPGPWLVFDDGGALGEAVARELTSNGRQVVRVMPGVTFDRAGPHEFRLDPDHEPHYRQLIGTLKAEMLTPARVVHLWSLAGHERTNLYGLLFLAQAWTGAGQIGSLEIVAVSRSLYDVTGSEALQVNGALLLGPCKVIPQEFSHVRCRNIDLDVGTDPAMLVAELAGGCNEPVVACRGSHRWVQEFEKLPPAAPQPSVLREGGTYLVTGGLGDVGLALAETIARTVRANLVLIGRAEIPARRDWLTWVAVHGNQDPISRKLARVQTLERLGARVLPMSADVCNATRLRVVIDQIKAEFGPLHGVIHAAGATEADAFGPVKEMAPAACERHLRPKVDGLRVLDSALKDEHLDFCVLVSSLSAVLGGLGFAAYAAANAFMDAFAAGRARGGARWMSINWDGWDFSCNPRKGRLALTRDEGMAVFRKLLSSGVKAFPAQVAVSTGDLNARVDQWVRLTSVRTETSAAEADPIAGTHERPTLDNEYKAPENDVERFVAQVWQSLLGINRIGRHDDFFSLGGHSLLAIQAASRLRDAFRVEVSVHALFEAPTVARLAGVLNDALAAAAPSEDLAEILDQVEHLSDEEVAALLAEAPEPPRPTPSSPPSPERFLTNDVVHAINRSRATDGLAAKTAIQCFYDSINGQLNAGVASEHALFLNYGYVPDGRGERSVHQLPGRVLNRNRIQLVLEVVGDCELAGRRVLDVGCGRGGAVAVLHQFFSPAKIVGLDLSPGAIEFCRRVHHYPEVSFMCGDAEHLPFPAGSFDGVINIESSHSYPDVTAFYAEVHRILEPGGVFLYADTIPAGEVASRLELVSRQGFEMELARDITPNVVRSCEELAGINAQAFTAGNAPEVLDDFLAVPGSENYNRLRSGRLVYGIWRLRKI